From a region of the Panicum virgatum strain AP13 chromosome 2K, P.virgatum_v5, whole genome shotgun sequence genome:
- the LOC120695326 gene encoding serine/threonine-protein phosphatase 7 long form homolog: protein MWERIPIGRPERHSIGVVPSYEEEAVGTVGWLWNNSETMHGNPGRRYVDYSNALDCLSAAHVEWQPYNREEVQNMELSPQCTMDTQYWRSVCPLICYYIVEFHLPNRVMRQFGILQTCPPEHLSTSQELHAIDRRKQRGMKNWEEKHVAHVNAWNLRANNIVFGGPVHRDSQFKTYLEWLKQQTRLKLKVAMDATNIEDFPSDPEDVFDEYDARTRMA, encoded by the exons ATGTGGGAGCGCATTCCTATTGGCAGGCCCGAGAGGCATAGTATTGGG GTTGTTCCATCATACGAGGAAGAGGCGGTGGGTACTGTGGGTTGGCTGTGGAACAATAGTGAAACCATGCACGGgaatccaggaaggcggtacGTAGACTACAGCAATGCTCTTGACTGCCTCAGTGCTGCACAC GTTGAATGGCAACCATACAATCGCGAAGAGGTGCAAAACATGGAGCTTAGTCCGCAATGCACCATGGATACTCAATATTGGCGCTCCGTCTGTCCTCTTATTTGCTACTATATTGTGGAGTTTCACCTTCCAAATCGCGTGATGCGCCAGTTTGGAATACTTCAGACATGTCCTCCCGAGCATCTCAGTACTAGCCAAGAGCTGCATGC AATCGATCGTCGCAAGCAAAGGGGTATGAAAAACTGGGAGGAGAAGCACGTTGCGCATGTCAATGCTTGGAATCTCCGGGCAAACAACATTGTTTTTGGCGGACCTGTTCACCGTGACTCCCAGTTCAAGACATACTTGGAGTGGTTGAAGCAACAAACAAGGCTGAAGCTAAAGGTTGCAATGGACGCTACCAACATTGAGGATTTTCCTTCGGACCCCGAAGATGTCTTCGACGAGTATGATGCTCGCACGAGAATGG CATGA
- the LOC120678385 gene encoding uncharacterized protein LOC120678385 produces the protein MSMALGRFTQWLWPGGAAARVATHELPGTALTSSSFPDFPSGFREPDTVTFYTAGGGAAGRRTRPRRARNRRRSRGEPRVDREYDMVIVPSDGGGCLSGSDSDDSDWSIGWLEPQAPELQTDGDPENCFAVLVPCYRHGRQEQPERREGRFLGAGALADGGISDGKNFVEHWLSSLKN, from the exons ATGTCCATGGCGTTGGGCCGCTTCACGCAATGGCTGTGGccggggggcgccgccgcccgggtgGCCACCCACGAGCTCCCGGGCACGGCGCTCACGAGCTCCTCCTTCCCGGACTTCCCCTCCGGGTTCCGGGAGCCCGACACCGTCACGTTCtacaccgccggcggcggcgcggccggccgccgcacgcggCCAAGGAGGGCCCGGAACCGGCGCCGCAGCCGCGGGGAGCCCAGGGTCGACAGGGAGTACGACATGGTCATCGTGCCGTCCGACGGCGGCGGGTGCCTGTCTGGGTCCGATTCTGACGACTCGGACTGGTCCATCGGCTGGCTCGAGCCCCAGGCGCCGGAGCTGCAGACGGACGGCGACCCCGAGAACTGCTTCGCCGTCCTCGTGCCGTGCtaccgccatggccgccaagAGCAGCCTGAGAGGCGCGAGGGCAGGTTTCTTGGCGCCGGAGCCCTGGCCGACGGTGGCATCTCTG ATGGAAAGAATTTTGTAGAGCACTGGCTTTCTTCTCTCAAGAACTGA